In the genome of Urocitellus parryii isolate mUroPar1 unplaced genomic scaffold, mUroPar1.hap1 Scaffold_40, whole genome shotgun sequence, the window gggaccttgtctcaaaataaaaagggctggggatgtggttcagtggttaggtgcctctgggttcaatccccagtactgggaaaaaaaggGTGGAAGTTTGCTGCATATGCCTGAGTGTCTTCTCCAGTTTTCTTGAGCTatgtactggggctggggtggggtggggcttggACTGGtgacctcttcctctttctgtcaCTTACTGAGCTGCAGCTAGAGGGGCCTGAAAGTGAGGCTGGTTAGAACATCTCTGAGCCTCCCTTCTCACCATGATAAGGTGGGATGGTGTGGGAAGGGTTGTCAGCTGGATTCTTTCGCACAGACCAGATCCATGTACTGCAGGATGGGCTTTGAAAGAGTCCCAGGAGGAGGTTCCAGCAGCTGGAGCTTGGGGACACTCAGGCCCTGAGGGCTGTGCTGGGTGGAGGCTGCCCTGGAGAGATGAGATCAACACGCCCTGGCTCTGGACAGAGGCTGATCTCTGCTGGGGGTCTGCACCTCAGGAGCCTCCCAGGAGGAGGACTCCTCTCCACACATCCTGGAGTGCACAGCAGGGCACGTCCCTCTACCCCACCACAAGGGGGTGCTGAGGCTCCACTACAGAGGTAGGACCACATCCTTGGCCCTCAGCTACAGGACTCACCCCAAgggcctctctcctccctgaaGCAGGGGTTGGGATGGCACGTCCCCACCCGGACCCACCTCTCTGAAGCCATCTAGGGCTCACCAAGATTGTCCTTGCCAGCAGAAACAGATTAGTTGGAGGGGGCTTCCTGTGAATAACAGAAGAAACCCCTGAGACCATCCCCACAAGAAAGTTAGTAGGTGTTAAGGAGATCATGCTGGGACGAGGGACAAGAAAAATAGGTGGTTCTTATAAAACCCCAAAGCATTGGAGGTAAAAGTGTAAGCACACCTGTGGACTGACAAAGCCAGACTTCAGACCCAGGTCACACCCCAGAGCTTGGCAACCATCTAGCCTTCATTAGGTTATCAATGTCCACTCACTGAGTCACTGAAAGCACCCTCAAAGGCAGACATAATTACAAACAATGAACAGTGCAGCAGTAACAACACAGACGTGAAACACTCGTGCATATCAGTGTCCACAGGATGGGATGCCAGTCATCACACGCATACACAGAGCATATGTAACTCTTCATGGTCATGATCGGCACACTCCCAGCAGGGCTCCAGCGCAGAATCTGAGCGCATTCTTCACGTCCCTGTTCCTCAGCGTGTAGATGagggggttcagcatgggggtggcCATGGTGTAGAAGAGAGCTATGAACTTGCCCTGCTCGTGGGAGCTGCTCTTGGCTGGCTGCAGGTACATGAAGAGGATGCTCCCATAGAGCAAGGACACAATGGCCAGTTGGGAGGAGCAGGTGCTGAATGCTCTTCTCCGCCCTTCTGCTGACCGGATTTTCAACACAGCCTGGGCAATGTGTCCGTAGGACACCAGGATAAGGCCCAGCGGTAAGACCACAAAGATGAAGCTAGCAACGTACATCTCGACTTCGTTGAGCCTGGTGTCCACACAGGCCAGTTGCATAATGAGAGGCATCTCACAAAATAAGTGGTTGATGCGATTGTGCCCACAAAGAGGCAGGAGCATGGTGAGCGTGGAGTCGACCATGCTGGTGGTCAGGCCCCCAAACCAGGAGGCAAAGGCCAGGCCAAGGCAAAGCTGTGGGTGCATGATGACAGTGTAGTGGAGGGGCTTACAGATGGCAGCATAGCGGTCAtaggacatgacagccaggagGACACACTCGGTGGCCCCCAGCCAGTGGGATACATAGAACTGCACCACACACCCTCCATAGCTTATGGTTTTCTGTGGTCCCCAGAGGTTGACCAGCAGTTGTGGGACAATGCTTGTGGTGAAGCTAATGTCCAGGAAGGACAGGTTGGCaagaaagaagtacatgggcgtgtggaGGCGCACGTCCACACGGGTGACCAGAATGATGGTGGCATTGCCCAGGATAGACACCACATAGCACACCAAGACCACCATGAAGAGGATGGGCGCCAGTGAGGGGCGAGCAGAGAAGCCCAGGAGCACAAACATGGCAGGAGAACTTCCATTGGTCATTTCCAGCCTCTGATGCCCAGAGGGTGGGGCCAAAAGGCCACCCATGCTGGGGGCACAGGACATGATGCAGGAAGCCATCTCACCACTTAGGAGCCAGCCTGCTCCCCGAGCTCTCAGAATGCTCCTGGATGGCTTTGCGTGGTCTTCCTGAGGCAGAGAGTCTGAGTGAGAGGCCTGGACAGGCATGGCCCAGGGAGATGTGGAGGTTCATGCATGACATTAGCACTGGTTCCAGTGGAAAGGTCACTTGTGCCAGCAGCATCTGGCCTGTGCCTGAGTGTGCAGTGACACGGGGGTGTAGCACCAGGCAGAGGGTGGTGTTCCATGTGACGAACTGCAGGGCAGGAGTCAAATCAGAGTCCTGCCAATCACACAACCAGCTTTGTCAGTGACATCTCCAGACTCACCCCTCCTTGCCACGCAGGGTCCTACCTCCTGGCCTTCCTGTGGCCATTTTCCACCTGAGGTTTGATCTGATATCCTAACTTGTCTCCATgcttcctttccaagttttccctCAAAACCAAGCAGGACACAAAGATGAGCTAGGACCACAGGACCTGTGCCCACCCGAGGGCCTTGGTGCAGAGATGGCCCCTGCTCCACGCTCTGTAGCAGCCAGCCTCCCGGACTCTCACCCACTCCATCGTGGCATTTTCAATGGTGGCCTGTAATGGAGGCCCTCCTCAGTGCCCTCTCCACCTCTCCTCACCTGCCCTCAGCCTTGGTGGCTACCACCCTTGGCCAGCTGCTCTGCCAGTATGCTGGACCCTATCTTACTCATAGACTACCAGTTCCCTGTGGGCTCAGTCCTTTGGTTTATTTGCTTCTGGGTGCCCAGAGTCTGTCAGGGTCTGATGCAGAGTCACTTCATGTCTCTTTGTGGATGTGACCTGATGGGTGGTCAGATGGCCTGTGGTCAGGGCAGTGCAGACCTGGAGTTGAGGGGCTGCTAGAAGAACCTCACTGGGGTTGGCAGGAAAGGTGTCTTGGGACTGCCAATGGCTTGTGGAGAGGCCCAGAACATGCTCTGCAGAGAGGGAACCAACAAGCCACGTCTGAGAACCTGTTCACCTTGGTAACAGCTGGCTCTGTATCAGGATGCAGAGTGGCACTCACCAGCCCTGTGCCTGGGCATGGTCAGGGGGGCAGGAACAGCATGTTCACTGAGTGCTTTACCTGGGAACTCAGGGCTATGCAATTCCTGCAGGTGGACCTGGGAAGGGAGAGCAAGGGCAGGTCACCAGGGCTGGAGAGCAGCCTGCCAGAAGGAGGGGTAGAGGGAAACCCATGGAACCACTTGTTTTTGGCAGGAGAGTCAGGTTCTGTCCCAGCATGTGAGTACAGTTGACCACAGTGCCCTGTGTCCCTCCCAGAAGAGAGCAGTGTGAAGAGACTGCCTGAGGAAGCAGCAGAGGCCATGGTGATGCTGCGCTAGTGACCCTGAGGCCATGTCCACCCAGTGAGCACCCGAATCCCAGCTCCCAGGAGCCTCCTAAACACGCACAGAGAGTGTGCACCAATCAGTCAGTTAGAGAAAATGCAGGGACTCCTTGGCACAGGTAGAAATGGGACTCAGAGAGCGCCAGGCAATTGCCCCGGGAGACTGTCGGAGAGGAGTCCTGCCGAGACAGGGTCTGCTCTGCAGACAGCCAGCCAGCAGTGTGCTGGACCCTGGAGAGGGCGTCTTGAGGAATGcatccccacctcctccatgTCACAGGCAGCTGAGGCCCTCAGAGCATGGCTGGCTTCATACCTGGGACGTGGGGATGGGGGAGCCTGGCTAGTTTTCTGCCACTGTGTCATGCAGGAGTCCCAGTGATGGGTCCTTGCAAGGAGGCCCCACAGCTGACCTGAAAAGCAGAAGGCTGGTTTGACAACTGCCCTGTCACTTGTAGGAGGAAGTGTCCCCCCTGTGGACAGAGAGAAATGATGCTGACTCATAGTTGACACCCTGGCAAATGCAGAAATGTCACCAAGAGATGGACACCAAGGGGTGCCTGTGATGGGACAGTCTGGCCGACTCTTGGAGGCCCAGCAACCCTCCTGATGCTCTGGGCTGTTTCCAGCAATGTCCAGAGGCATCCACAGCCTGAGCTCTTGGTGACCCTGGAGCTAGCCCAAAGGCCACAGCCCCAGCAGAGGAAGAGGTGGCCTCTCCCAAGGTGACAACCACACTCTCACCTCAACACTGGAGATGTCCTCCTgcagaaataagccaggctcagagtGGAGGGCCCCATGGTGTTCTCTCCTGTGTGGAAGAAGGGAGACAGAAGGGGAGGGGCCACCAATGGAAACAGGGAGCTGAAGGaacagaggaaggggctggggaaagGGAGCAGCTGCAGTCTGGAGTTGGCCCAGGGATGCTCTGTGTGCCCTGAGCACAGCCAGGGACCCAGCTGAGGCacacacagcccagtcagaaaCCCTGAGTCAGTGGAGGAAGACcagcagggcagggggaaggTGAGGGAGCGAGGAGCACTGGCACTGAAGGCAGCCAGTTCTGTCCCACATGGGTACGATCCTGTCACAGTGAACCCTGCTGCCATGTTCAGCTCCAGTCCCCAGTGACACAGTCAGCTCCCTCACTCTGCACCTCACCAGCTTCCCTCCTCCATGCCATGTCATCAGAGAGTGGTGGCCCAGTGACCCTGAGAAGAGCCATGAGTCCTCATTGACCTGAGCTCACCATGCAGCCCCATGTGCCCCCAGTGTGTGGAAGACCGCTAAACACCCTggccatggaggaggagggcagagcatTTCAGTGATCCGTGCCCCTCAGCCTGCACTGGACTTACCACGAAGCCTGGGACCCAGTCCCCTTGTCCCCCACAAGAGAGGAGCAAACCCAaggtcactcaggaggctgagccagcagCCACCTTCTGCTTCCTGCAGGGGACATGGAGGAAGGAGGACAACCTTGGGAACTGGTAATGCCCATGCATTCAGAGCATGTGGGATCTGGAGGGGCAGATCAGTCCTGGGACCTCACCATCCCAGCTCTGGGAAGCCAGCTCAGCGGGGCAGCGTGCCCGGCTCTACCCAGTGAATATCCAGGGACGCCTTCTTCAGTCTTAGATCAGATGTCTTGGAACTGAAAACACACCCCAGCTTTGCTGAGAAGAGAATAGCCCATGGAGGGAGGACAGCCTGCCATGCTCCAGAGGGGAAACGCAGGGGACCCCAGGGACAAACTGATGCACAGCCCTGCACGTCCTGGGCCCGCTGCTCATCCCTGGAGCTTTCAAGAGGAGAGAAGGCTGCTGCAGGGGTGCTCCAGGGAGTGGAGTGCAGGAGGGACACTCGGGGACTGTTCCCTGTGGACAATTACACTCTCTGCAGTGAGGGCACAGGTGTGCTTCTTTTATGAACACTGGGGGTTGTTTTGACTGCCCTCACTGGAGCATTGCTTGCAGAGCCAGGAATGAGTCTGCATGTGGGGATGTGAGCGGTGTTGGGGGAAGTCTGACATAGTTGTCTCTTACACTGATTTTGGCAGAGGCTGTagtagactttttttctttattagtcatTTCATTATTTGTCTACCCCTGCTGATGAGGCAGCATATTTCTTGCTAGTGTGAGTTTATTTGTATTGTGATAATATACACCACAGATGCAGACATTTTAAAGTGTAGCAGTAGGTCAATTCAAAATAGTGTACAACCCTCAGTGCTACGTCGTTCCAGACCCTTTTATTACTGCCACCAGCAAACCTCTACCTGTTGgtgcctcccctgcctctgccaaGCCCCCAGCCCCCTGCAACTAGGGATCTTCTTTCTGTTTGTATGGATTTGCCTCATGTGGATCCCATGTTAACAGAATCATGAAATATATGGCCCTACTGTGCTACTTCTTCCACTTGGAGCAAGTGTTGAGGGTGGCGTGTGCTGCGTGTGCCAGTAACCCGTTCTCCTTGCAGAGGATTCCCATCATCTGCCCCTGCCTCCTTGGTTTGTTCATCTGAGGACGGTGTTTGTGTCCACTGCGTGGTGACTGTAAGGGTGGCCTCTCCTTGTGGCTTCAGGGAATAGACACACTGTGCACATTCACCTGCAGGTGTTGTTTGCCTTTCTTCTCAGGCACCTGGGAGTGGAACTGCAGGTCTCATGCATTCTTTGATGACTTCACGTGCCCCTCCTGGCTTTCCACAGTGTGGGATTGTACCTTCCTGTAAGGAGGTCTGTCCCCTGCGCTCCACACCATGACCAGCACTGactgtttccttccctccttcctttttcgTGCCTGTTGACAAGTCTCTAGCACTCAGCCACATCCAGAGACCTCTtcacttgagacagggtctcaataagaaGCCCAGCTGGCCTTGACTTTGTGATAATTCTGCTGAGCCCCCTGTAGCTGTGTTTACAGGAGTGGGCCGTCTGTCCAcctgcctctgtccctctctcttttcttaaatAGCCGTTGTAATGGGAACGAtatctcttttagttttttttttaattttttattcgttttaattagttattcatgcATTTATGTTCTTTGATATATCACATGCAGATAACAGGtaccttctcatttttctgaatgtacatgttcattttcctaatgactaatcaTGTTGTACATTTGGAAATGTGTTTGTTGGtctcttgcttattttctttggggaaatgtctatttaagtcttttgcccattttttcctTGGTGTGTTTTTCCTGTTGTTGAGACATAAGAGTTCTCATGTATGGTGGCTGCCAGACCCTTAGGAGGTGTCTGATTTGACAGTACTGTCTCTCCCTCGCTTAGCCTTTTCCTTTTTGGACACCAGTCCCTAATTTTGCACTTCACCTGTTTCTTGTGTTGCTTGTGGCtttggtgtcatgtttaagaTACTGTTGCACAACCAGGGTCCTGTGGACTTGCTGCTATTTTCTTCTGAGGGTCTTCCACTTTAGGCTCTCACCTAGGCCTCGGGTATCTTGGATGTCACACGTGGTGTGAGGCAGGGGTCTGATCTTCAGCAGGTGCACATCCAGTTGTCTTCTTgccactttttgagacaggacacTTTCTCCACTGAGGCCATGTCAGAGGTCAGTGTGGTCATCTCCACACTGATGGCTGTCCTGTCCTTGTGATGGCATCACGCTTTTGATGACTgcagctttgtagtaagttttgcaATCAGGAAGGGTGAatccttcaactttttttttttaaagattgtttttgctCTTTAGggtcaaatgaatttaagaattggtTTCATACAAattgaatttgatttttcattttcaaaatagccTTTGGcgaatgccatcatttcattcttctttaaggataagtgatatttcattgtgtgtgtgtgtgcgtgtgtgtacacacacagcacattttctttatccattcatctgctgaaatgatggcatttaccagtaaatggagctagagaatatcatgctaagtgaaataagctcatccccccaaaaccaaaggttgaatgttttctctgatatgtggatgctaattcccaCTCTGGTGGGGAGGCCAGGGAAGAATagactttagattaggtagagggagtgaagggaggagagaaggaaagcaggtaggaaggatagtagaatcaAGCAGGTATTATTACCGATGTACATATTTGACTTCACCACTGGTGTGATTTGACATCAGTTACAACCAGAAGaagagaagttgtactccatttatgcatGACGGCTCAAAGTACAtcctactgtcctgtataactaattagaacacaaaAAAATAGCCTTTGGGATTTTGTTAAATTTGCTTATCTATTATAACTTGTTCTCTATGTCCTTTTTATAACTTTGGATTATTTTTACCTATGAGGCCGTGTTACCTGTGGATGTGGGTGgtcttcttttccctctccaCGGTGGAAGCTTCTGTTTTCTTGGGTCCTCCTAGCATGACCAGGACTTCCCAAGCAGTGACCGGTGGAAGGGGTGGATGCTGGCCTGTGTGCCTCATTCCTGCCCTTGCAGGGAGCTGGGTCTGTCAGTCCAGTGTGACCTCGGGTGTGGTTTTCATGCGTGGTCTTCACACACTGAGGAAGTTCCCTTTTGAATTATGCCACTTGCTTTATCCATTGACCTTTCACATGTCAGCCACTGCTGCATTTGGGAGATAAACCCCTCCTCTCATAGTATAGAATCCTTTACTAGTTCTTACTGCATCTGTCTTGCTCTGGATTTGGCTTGTTAgaatttttgctgttttgtttgtttgtttgtttgttttgtgtgtgtgtgtgtctctattTGTAAGTCACATTGGTCTGTGATTTCATTTGAT includes:
- the LOC144252309 gene encoding olfactory receptor 2C3-like, whose amino-acid sequence is MPVQASHSDSLPQEDHAKPSRSILRARGAGWLLSGEMASCIMSCAPSMGGLLAPPSGHQRLEMTNGSSPAMFVLLGFSARPSLAPILFMVVLVCYVVSILGNATIILVTRVDVRLHTPMYFFLANLSFLDISFTTSIVPQLLVNLWGPQKTISYGGCVVQFYVSHWLGATECVLLAVMSYDRYAAICKPLHYTVIMHPQLCLGLAFASWFGGLTTSMVDSTLTMLLPLCGHNRINHLFCEMPLIMQLACVDTRLNEVEMYVASFIFVVLPLGLILVSYGHIAQAVLKIRSAEGRRRAFSTCSSQLAIVSLLYGSILFMYLQPAKSSSHEQGKFIALFYTMATPMLNPLIYTLRNRDVKNALRFCAGALLGVCRS